A part of Nocardioides sp. WS12 genomic DNA contains:
- a CDS encoding HAD-IIA family hydrolase — MLLTSSRPLSAAYDLAMLDLDGVVYIGAAAVPGAAGHIADVRTAGMRVAFITNNASRPPTAVAEHLTELGVPASTTDVVTSAQAAAHLLVERFGVGARIVCLGGPGLRAALEEIGLVPVDVDDDADAVASGYGPELRWKEIMRAAVRIKDGVPWVASNTDTTIPTSFGVAPGHGVLVEMVERFAGISPVVAGKPERPLLDETVRRVGGDRPLMVGDRLDTDIEGAHNAGVDSLLVLTGVTGIEELVAAPPSLRPSYISPDLGGLGRAHRIPERDGDLWVLGGWRAHARDGRLELDQVAPDADPADWWRVAADAAWRHLDATGTVVDLTAARVPGVTRVAR; from the coding sequence GTGTTGCTCACCTCCAGTCGGCCGCTCTCGGCTGCTTATGACCTGGCGATGCTCGACCTGGACGGTGTGGTCTACATCGGGGCTGCGGCGGTGCCGGGCGCGGCCGGTCACATTGCCGACGTCCGGACTGCCGGCATGCGCGTTGCCTTCATCACCAACAACGCCTCCCGTCCGCCCACGGCGGTGGCCGAGCACCTGACCGAGTTGGGGGTTCCCGCGAGCACGACCGATGTGGTGACCAGCGCGCAGGCGGCCGCCCATCTGCTGGTCGAGCGCTTCGGGGTCGGCGCACGGATCGTGTGTCTGGGCGGGCCGGGCTTGCGCGCAGCACTGGAAGAGATCGGCCTGGTTCCGGTGGACGTCGACGACGATGCCGACGCCGTGGCTTCCGGCTACGGGCCGGAGCTGCGGTGGAAGGAGATCATGCGGGCCGCCGTACGGATCAAGGACGGCGTCCCGTGGGTGGCCAGCAACACCGACACCACGATCCCGACGTCGTTCGGGGTCGCGCCTGGTCACGGCGTGCTGGTCGAGATGGTCGAGCGGTTCGCCGGAATCTCACCGGTGGTGGCCGGCAAGCCGGAGCGGCCGCTCCTGGACGAGACGGTACGGCGCGTCGGCGGCGACCGCCCGCTCATGGTCGGCGACCGCCTCGACACCGACATCGAAGGTGCCCACAACGCAGGTGTCGACTCGCTGCTGGTGCTGACCGGAGTCACCGGGATCGAGGAACTCGTTGCCGCGCCGCCTTCGCTCCGGCCGTCCTACATCTCTCCCGATCTCGGCGGTCTCGGGAGGGCCCATCGGATCCCGGAGCGTGACGGCGACCTCTGGGTGCTCGGAGGCTGGCGCGCCCACGCGCGCGACGGCCGGCTCGAGCTCGACCAGGTGGCGCCCGACGCGGATCCAGCCGACTGGTGGCGCGTCGCGGCCGATGCGGCGTGGCGCCATCTCGACGCCACCGGGACGGTGGTGGACCTCACCGCGGCCCGGGTCCCCGGAGTCACCCGTGTGGCGCGGTAG
- a CDS encoding TlyA family RNA methyltransferase, which produces MPPRRLRLDAELVRRGLAPSRERAAQLIADGRVKVSGVVATKPATGVTTDLAILVLEGEHGPDYVSRGAHKLLGALTVFGADGLTVTGRRCLDAGASTGGFTDVLLRAGADEVVAVDVGYGQLDWSLQQHEKVRVHDRTNVRTLTVDDIGGPVDLVVGDLSFISLVLVLDALLGVTRPDGDLALMVKPQFEVGKDRVGKGGVVRDPELRAEAVLGVAHAAAVRGWGAKAVTVSPLPGPSGNVEFFLWLRHGAPEVDDESIAEVVRRGTSAPDEMVTP; this is translated from the coding sequence GTGCCACCGCGCCGACTCCGACTCGACGCGGAACTGGTTCGCCGAGGTCTGGCGCCGTCCCGCGAGCGTGCTGCCCAACTGATTGCTGACGGACGGGTGAAGGTGTCCGGCGTCGTGGCGACCAAGCCCGCGACCGGTGTCACGACCGACCTCGCGATCCTCGTGCTCGAGGGAGAGCACGGCCCGGACTACGTCTCGCGCGGCGCCCACAAGCTGCTCGGAGCACTGACCGTCTTCGGCGCTGACGGCCTGACCGTCACCGGCCGTCGTTGCCTGGACGCCGGCGCTTCGACGGGCGGGTTCACCGACGTACTGCTGCGCGCCGGCGCTGATGAGGTCGTGGCCGTCGACGTCGGGTACGGACAACTCGACTGGTCGCTGCAGCAGCACGAGAAGGTGCGTGTCCACGACCGCACCAACGTGCGGACCCTGACGGTCGACGACATCGGTGGCCCGGTCGACCTGGTCGTCGGGGATCTCTCCTTCATCTCCCTCGTCCTGGTCCTGGATGCGCTCCTGGGTGTGACGCGACCCGACGGCGACCTGGCGCTGATGGTCAAGCCACAGTTCGAGGTCGGCAAGGACCGCGTCGGCAAGGGCGGCGTGGTCAGGGACCCGGAGTTGCGCGCTGAGGCCGTCCTCGGGGTGGCCCACGCTGCTGCCGTGCGTGGGTGGGGCGCGAAGGCCGTCACCGTGAGCCCCCTGCCGGGGCCTTCGGGCAATGTCGAGTTCTTCCTGTGGCTGCGCCACGGAGCGCCCGAAGTCGATGATGAGTCCATCGCAGAGGTTGTACGGCGCGGTACGTCGGCCCCGGATGAGATGGTGACTCCATGA
- the argH gene encoding argininosuccinate lyase has translation MSGETNTGKLWGGRFAGGPSPELDALSRSTHFDWRLGLYDIAGSHAHAKALGAAGLLTPDDEAELHRGLDALAARFSDGSLQPDPSDEDVHGALERLLIDEVGADVGGRLRAGRSRNDQIATLFRCYLLDHSVAVGRLILDLVDALATQADAHLGEVPAIMPGRTHLQHAQPVLLSHHLLAHAWALLRDVERLGDWRRRTAGDSPYGSGALAGQSLGLDPELVARELGFTSSTANSIDGTASRDFVAEFAYVTAQTGIDVSRIAEEVILWATREFDFVTLHDSWSTGSSIMPQKKNPDISELARGKAGRLVGNLTGLLTTLKALPLAYNRDLQEDKEPVFDSVDTLEVLLPAFTGQIATLVFNTERMAALAPQGFSLATDIAEWLVREGVAFRIAHEVAGACVRRCEELGIELDELTDDQFAAISPSLTPTVRNVLTVEGSVASRDGRGGTAPARVREQLTDLRARSQELRFTLI, from the coding sequence ATGAGCGGCGAGACCAACACGGGCAAGCTCTGGGGTGGCCGGTTTGCCGGCGGCCCCTCGCCGGAGCTCGACGCGCTGTCGCGCTCGACGCACTTCGACTGGCGGCTCGGGCTCTACGACATTGCCGGCTCGCACGCGCACGCCAAGGCACTGGGCGCTGCGGGCTTGCTGACGCCGGACGACGAGGCTGAGCTGCATCGCGGACTGGACGCACTCGCTGCCCGCTTCTCTGACGGCTCGTTGCAGCCCGATCCGTCCGATGAGGACGTGCATGGTGCGCTCGAACGGCTGCTGATCGACGAGGTCGGCGCCGACGTCGGTGGTCGGCTCCGTGCCGGCCGCTCGCGCAACGACCAGATCGCCACACTCTTCCGGTGTTATCTGCTCGACCACTCGGTCGCGGTCGGTCGCCTGATCCTCGACCTGGTCGATGCTCTCGCGACGCAGGCCGACGCCCACCTCGGCGAGGTCCCGGCGATCATGCCGGGGCGGACGCACCTGCAGCACGCCCAACCGGTGCTCTTGTCGCACCACCTGCTGGCCCACGCCTGGGCCCTACTGCGCGATGTCGAACGTCTGGGGGACTGGCGTCGTCGTACGGCGGGGGACTCGCCGTACGGATCCGGAGCGTTGGCTGGGCAGAGCCTCGGACTCGACCCCGAGCTCGTGGCGCGTGAACTCGGGTTCACCAGCTCCACGGCCAACTCGATCGACGGGACGGCCTCTCGCGACTTCGTTGCGGAGTTCGCCTACGTGACCGCGCAGACCGGCATCGACGTCAGCCGGATCGCCGAGGAAGTGATCCTCTGGGCCACCAGGGAGTTCGACTTCGTGACCTTGCACGACTCCTGGTCCACGGGGTCGAGCATCATGCCGCAGAAGAAGAACCCCGACATCTCGGAGTTGGCACGGGGCAAGGCAGGGCGGCTGGTCGGAAACCTCACGGGGTTGCTGACCACACTCAAGGCACTGCCGCTGGCCTACAACCGCGACCTCCAGGAGGACAAGGAGCCGGTGTTCGACTCGGTCGACACCCTCGAGGTCCTGCTGCCGGCGTTCACCGGCCAGATCGCGACCCTGGTGTTCAACACCGAGCGGATGGCTGCCCTCGCCCCGCAGGGTTTCTCGCTGGCGACCGACATCGCCGAGTGGCTGGTGCGGGAGGGCGTTGCGTTCCGGATCGCCCACGAGGTTGCCGGCGCGTGTGTGCGGCGTTGCGAAGAACTCGGCATCGAACTCGACGAGTTGACGGACGACCAGTTCGCCGCCATCTCGCCGTCGTTGACGCCCACAGTCCGCAATGTGCTGACTGTCGAAGGTTCCGTGGCGTCCCGCGATGGCCGCGGCGGTACGGCGCCGGCCCGGGTTCGCGAGCAGTTGACCGACCTCCGCGCGAGGTCCCAGGAGCTCCGTTTCACGCTCATTTGA
- a CDS encoding DUF1015 family protein, protein MDATALVTPPYVAGPLRLEPFAGLMLAPGRVGNPSTGRAFARPYKDVSARLLRWQAKGYVSRDAEAALYLHEYTSAGMTVRGLVGALDVSRRAKRPADRAVLPHEGIHPAQADDLADRMAEMQLNPAPILLVHRGTDVLRTTLAKVMTNAPDHAFTDRGEQQHRIWAIRDPATLTTIAIELAGSRALIADGHHRYAAYLRLQRRHAGAHGGRAATDFGLAMLVDQEATPLFLGPIHRTLAGASLADLRDAVESVGLHYKEHSQSEAVGALCATRLAATDGTTWAVLDLDPGSGEAAVETLHRRIVPALPHGPTAVTYHHSVDEALARARPDQVAVLMPAPSVDLVLRIAEADRLLPEKATSFQPKPSLGVLIRSLRDAPSDPS, encoded by the coding sequence ATGGACGCAACCGCCCTGGTGACACCGCCGTACGTCGCCGGACCGCTGCGCCTCGAGCCGTTCGCGGGCCTGATGCTCGCGCCCGGCCGGGTGGGCAACCCGTCGACCGGCCGCGCCTTCGCCCGGCCCTACAAGGACGTGTCCGCCCGTCTGCTGCGGTGGCAGGCCAAGGGTTACGTGAGTCGCGACGCCGAGGCAGCGCTCTATCTTCACGAGTACACCTCGGCCGGGATGACCGTGCGCGGCCTCGTCGGCGCCCTCGATGTGTCACGGCGCGCCAAGCGTCCCGCGGACCGGGCGGTGCTCCCCCACGAGGGCATCCATCCGGCTCAGGCCGATGACCTCGCCGACCGGATGGCCGAGATGCAGTTGAACCCGGCGCCGATCCTGCTGGTCCACCGCGGCACCGACGTTCTGCGTACGACACTGGCCAAAGTGATGACCAACGCGCCCGATCACGCCTTCACCGACCGCGGCGAGCAGCAGCACCGGATCTGGGCCATCCGCGACCCTGCCACGTTGACGACGATTGCCATCGAGCTGGCCGGCAGTCGTGCCCTCATCGCCGACGGGCACCACCGGTACGCCGCCTACCTCCGGCTGCAACGACGCCACGCCGGCGCACACGGCGGCCGGGCGGCGACCGACTTCGGCCTCGCCATGCTGGTCGACCAGGAAGCGACGCCGCTGTTCCTCGGCCCCATCCACCGGACCTTGGCCGGCGCCTCACTGGCTGACCTTCGTGACGCGGTGGAAAGCGTCGGCCTCCATTACAAGGAACACAGCCAGAGTGAGGCTGTCGGAGCGCTCTGTGCCACGCGCTTGGCCGCGACCGACGGCACCACTTGGGCGGTGCTCGACCTCGATCCCGGCAGCGGTGAAGCCGCCGTGGAAACGCTGCACCGCCGTATCGTCCCGGCGCTTCCCCACGGCCCGACGGCCGTCACCTATCACCACAGCGTCGACGAGGCATTGGCACGCGCGCGTCCCGACCAGGTCGCGGTGCTGATGCCCGCACCGTCCGTGGACCTGGTGCTCCGGATCGCCGAGGCGGATCGCCTCCTGCCTGAGAAGGCGACCTCGTTCCAGCCCAAGCCCAGTCTCGGCGTCCTCATTCGGTCCTTGCGCGACGCACCATCCGACCCGAGCTGA
- a CDS encoding NUDIX domain-containing protein: MHAEPTRRTVARVLPVSSDSKVLLLLGCDPALPDVRYWFTIGGAVDSGESLAEAGARELREETGIDVPAADLGEPFGTFEVEFAWDGRDYVNDSTLFAVALDETPVSFEGLDVLESQSIFEARWWTPEDLADDGRAVDPRLMEQMRTAIAHVRGGTT, from the coding sequence ATGCACGCGGAACCGACTCGTCGCACGGTGGCGCGAGTGCTGCCGGTGAGCAGCGACAGCAAGGTGCTGTTGCTGCTCGGCTGCGACCCTGCGCTTCCGGACGTCCGCTACTGGTTCACCATCGGTGGCGCGGTCGACTCGGGGGAGTCCCTCGCGGAGGCCGGTGCGCGCGAGCTGCGTGAGGAGACGGGTATCGACGTCCCGGCGGCGGATCTCGGCGAACCCTTCGGCACCTTCGAGGTGGAGTTTGCCTGGGACGGGCGCGACTACGTGAACGACTCCACCCTGTTTGCCGTCGCCCTCGACGAGACGCCGGTCAGCTTTGAGGGACTCGACGTGCTCGAGTCGCAATCGATCTTCGAGGCGCGTTGGTGGACACCGGAGGACCTGGCAGACGACGGCCGCGCGGTTGACCCGCGGCTGATGGAGCAGATGCGGACGGCGATCGCGCACGTCCGGGGAGGAACCACATGA
- a CDS encoding acetylornithine transaminase, which produces MSTPQSQAEWTERYAGALMNTFGPPKLVLTRGEGAHVWDADGREYVDLLGGIAVNALGHAHPRLVAAVTEQLQTLGHISNFFASGPQITLAERLGALLQNPLVEPVETRVFFTNSGAEANEAAFKLTRRTGRTKIVATTGSFHGRTMGALALTSKAAYREPFEPLPGDVVFVEYGDVAALEAVVDDQTAAVLIEPIQGEAGVMVPSRDYLPSAQRIAHENGALLWLDEIQTGVGRTGAWFAHQHPDLVDAPVVPDIVTLAKGLAGGIPIGACIATHGSAKLFDPGNHGTTFGGNPVAAAAALAVLDVIESDGLLAHARAMGARLREGLATDARVIETRGAGLLVGLTLVEPKAAEVAAAAQDAGFIINAATPERIRMAPPLVLTEADADSFLAAWAAILNNAGVDTAGVSL; this is translated from the coding sequence ATGAGCACGCCCCAGAGTCAGGCCGAGTGGACCGAGCGGTACGCCGGCGCGCTGATGAACACCTTCGGCCCGCCGAAACTCGTCCTCACCCGCGGTGAAGGTGCGCATGTCTGGGACGCCGACGGCAGGGAGTACGTCGACCTGCTCGGCGGCATCGCCGTCAACGCCCTCGGCCACGCCCACCCGCGGCTGGTCGCCGCCGTCACCGAGCAACTCCAGACGCTCGGCCACATCTCCAACTTCTTCGCGAGCGGCCCGCAGATCACCCTCGCCGAACGGCTCGGCGCCCTGTTGCAGAACCCGCTGGTCGAGCCTGTCGAGACCCGCGTCTTCTTCACCAACTCCGGTGCCGAGGCGAACGAGGCGGCCTTCAAGCTGACCCGTCGCACCGGCCGGACCAAGATCGTCGCGACCACCGGTTCCTTCCACGGCCGCACGATGGGCGCGCTCGCCCTCACGTCGAAGGCTGCCTACCGCGAGCCCTTCGAGCCGTTGCCCGGCGACGTCGTCTTCGTCGAGTACGGCGACGTGGCCGCCCTCGAAGCGGTGGTCGATGACCAGACCGCCGCTGTCCTGATCGAGCCGATCCAGGGCGAAGCCGGCGTGATGGTGCCGTCCCGTGACTACCTGCCCTCTGCGCAGCGGATCGCGCACGAGAACGGCGCACTGCTCTGGCTCGACGAGATCCAGACCGGTGTCGGCCGGACAGGCGCCTGGTTCGCCCACCAGCACCCCGACCTCGTGGACGCACCCGTCGTGCCCGACATCGTCACGCTGGCCAAGGGCCTGGCCGGCGGCATCCCGATCGGCGCCTGCATCGCCACGCACGGCTCGGCCAAGCTGTTCGACCCGGGCAACCACGGCACCACGTTCGGTGGCAACCCGGTCGCCGCAGCAGCCGCCCTGGCGGTGCTCGACGTGATCGAGTCCGACGGCCTGCTCGCGCATGCGAGGGCCATGGGTGCCCGACTGCGCGAGGGACTGGCCACCGATGCCCGGGTCATCGAGACCCGCGGCGCCGGCCTGCTCGTGGGACTGACCCTCGTCGAGCCCAAGGCAGCAGAGGTGGCCGCGGCCGCGCAGGACGCCGGCTTCATCATCAACGCGGCAACGCCCGAGCGGATCCGGATGGCTCCGCCGCTGGTGCTCACCGAGGCCGACGCCGATTCGTTCCTCGCTGCCTGGGCTGCCATCTTGAACAACGCTGGCGTCGACACCGCGGGGGTCTCGCTGTGA
- a CDS encoding single-stranded DNA-binding protein, which yields MSVVFRMLGSSPKEEEPKVVNEVTLVGRLAADAEQRELPSGDLLGVCRLIVDREEVKVLPTGRKSASVDVVDLAAWTPRARRAMGRWRAGDEVAIEGALRRRFYRAGGATNSRVEVEVSSGRMVRRARTE from the coding sequence GTGTCGGTCGTGTTCCGGATGCTCGGTTCATCCCCAAAGGAGGAGGAACCGAAAGTGGTGAATGAAGTGACCCTGGTCGGCCGGCTTGCCGCCGATGCAGAACAACGCGAACTGCCGAGTGGCGATCTGCTCGGCGTGTGCCGCTTGATCGTTGACCGTGAGGAAGTGAAGGTGCTTCCGACGGGACGCAAGAGCGCCTCCGTCGACGTGGTGGACCTGGCGGCGTGGACGCCCAGGGCACGTCGCGCGATGGGGCGATGGCGTGCAGGCGACGAGGTGGCGATCGAGGGCGCCCTGAGGCGGCGGTTCTATCGCGCCGGCGGAGCGACGAACTCCCGGGTCGAAGTCGAGGTCAGCTCGGGTCGGATGGTGCGTCGCGCAAGGACCGAATGA
- the argG gene encoding argininosuccinate synthase: MSKVLTSLPVGERVGIAFSGGLDTSVAVAWMRDKGAVPCTYTADIGQPDEPDIAGVPDRARQYGAEIARIVDIKSQLVEEGLAALACGAFHIRSGAKAYFNTTPLGRAVTGTMLVRAMQADDVNIWGDGSTYKGNDIERFYRYGLLANPELRIYKPWLDADFVTELGGRHEMSEWLVAHGLPYRDSTEKAYSTDANIWGATHEAKTLEHLDVSLEIVEPIMGVKFWDPSVAIETEDVAVTFEAGRPVALNGRRHDDPVALVMEANVIGGRHGLGMSDQIENRIIEAKSRGIYEAPGMALLFAAYERLLNAVHNEDTLSNYHLEGRKLGRLLYEGRWLDPQALMLRESIQRWIASLVNGTVTLRLRRGDDYTIVKTEGSNFSYHPEKLSMERVENAAFGPTDRIGQLTMRNLDIADSRAKLELYAAQPLDQGQVLVENGTLFGELPPGGYDQITANPDGGLEAEAILEDVAMESGTD; encoded by the coding sequence TTGAGCAAGGTCCTGACCTCCCTCCCCGTGGGAGAGCGCGTCGGCATCGCCTTCTCCGGCGGCCTCGACACCTCCGTCGCCGTTGCGTGGATGCGCGACAAGGGCGCCGTGCCCTGCACCTACACCGCTGACATCGGGCAGCCGGACGAGCCGGACATCGCCGGTGTGCCGGACCGTGCCCGGCAGTACGGCGCCGAGATCGCCCGCATCGTCGACATCAAGTCGCAACTGGTCGAGGAAGGTCTCGCCGCTCTTGCCTGCGGTGCGTTCCACATCCGCTCCGGTGCGAAGGCGTACTTCAACACGACGCCGCTCGGCCGTGCCGTGACCGGCACCATGCTGGTGCGGGCGATGCAGGCCGACGACGTCAACATCTGGGGCGACGGGTCGACGTACAAGGGCAACGACATCGAGCGGTTCTACCGCTACGGCCTGTTGGCGAACCCCGAACTGCGGATCTACAAGCCGTGGCTCGACGCTGACTTCGTCACCGAACTCGGCGGTCGCCACGAGATGAGTGAGTGGCTGGTCGCCCACGGCCTGCCCTACCGCGACTCGACCGAGAAGGCGTACTCCACCGACGCCAACATCTGGGGCGCCACCCACGAGGCCAAGACTCTCGAGCACCTCGACGTCTCGCTCGAGATCGTCGAGCCGATCATGGGCGTGAAGTTCTGGGACCCGTCCGTCGCCATCGAGACCGAGGACGTCGCGGTCACCTTCGAGGCCGGACGCCCGGTGGCCCTCAACGGCCGTCGGCACGACGACCCGGTGGCCCTCGTCATGGAAGCGAATGTCATTGGTGGCCGCCACGGCCTCGGCATGTCCGACCAGATCGAGAACCGGATCATCGAGGCCAAGTCGCGGGGCATCTACGAAGCCCCCGGCATGGCGTTGCTGTTCGCTGCCTACGAGCGCCTGCTGAACGCGGTCCACAACGAGGACACGCTGTCCAACTACCACCTCGAGGGCCGCAAGCTCGGTCGCCTGCTCTACGAAGGCCGCTGGCTCGACCCGCAGGCCCTCATGCTCCGGGAATCCATCCAGCGCTGGATCGCCTCGCTGGTCAACGGCACGGTCACGCTGCGCCTGCGCCGTGGCGACGACTACACGATCGTCAAGACCGAGGGTTCGAACTTCTCGTACCACCCCGAGAAGCTGTCGATGGAACGTGTCGAGAACGCCGCGTTCGGTCCGACGGACCGGATCGGCCAGCTGACGATGCGCAATCTCGACATCGCCGACTCCCGCGCCAAGCTGGAGTTGTACGCCGCACAGCCGCTGGATCAGGGCCAGGTACTGGTCGAGAACGGCACGCTCTTCGGCGAGCTGCCGCCCGGCGGCTACGACCAGATCACCGCGAACCCCGACGGTGGCCTGGAAGCGGAAGCGATCCTCGAGGATGTCGCGATGGAGTCCGGAACCGACTGA
- a CDS encoding arginine repressor, producing MSEHALTPLTKNARLALIVELLESREVRSQPELADLLGGRGVHVTQATLSRDLVEVDAIKVRAASGNLVYAVPAEGGDRTPVSAESGAAHQRLSRLCAELLVSAEASANLVVLRTPPGAAQFLASAIDKAEVGADHDVLGTIAGDDTVLVIGRDPAGGAALAHRFTSLAERTEPERNDS from the coding sequence ATGAGTGAGCACGCCCTGACCCCGCTGACCAAGAACGCTCGGCTGGCGTTGATCGTCGAGCTGTTGGAGAGCCGCGAGGTGCGTTCGCAACCCGAACTCGCCGACCTGCTCGGTGGTCGTGGCGTGCACGTCACGCAGGCGACGCTGAGCCGCGACCTCGTGGAGGTCGATGCGATCAAGGTCCGGGCCGCGTCCGGCAACCTCGTGTACGCCGTACCGGCGGAGGGCGGCGACCGGACACCGGTGTCCGCCGAGAGCGGGGCAGCCCACCAGCGCCTCTCCCGCCTGTGCGCCGAGCTCCTCGTCAGTGCCGAGGCCAGCGCCAATCTTGTTGTCCTGCGCACCCCTCCCGGGGCCGCGCAGTTCCTCGCCAGTGCCATCGACAAGGCCGAAGTCGGCGCCGACCACGACGTGCTCGGCACGATCGCCGGCGACGACACCGTCCTGGTCATCGGCCGCGACCCCGCCGGGGGAGCAGCACTGGCTCACCGATTCACCTCCCTTGCAGAGCGCACGGAGCCCGAAAGGAACGACAGTTGA
- a CDS encoding NAD kinase, with translation MTSSDMGVGTSSDTPRRVLVLAHTRRPEAREVARSFVKELTGNGIIVRLLRVEADDLELDPAGYVPAVELTDSETDASRGCELTVVIGGDGSILRAAEVTHKRLTPVLGVNLGHVGFLAEAEHEDVAATIDAIVHQRYTTEDRLTLDVRAFVDGELVYATFALNEASVEKAARERMLEVVVEIDSRPLSRWGCDGVVCATPTGSTAYNFSAGGPIVWPQVEALCIVPLSAHALFARPMVVAPSSVIAIEVLEGNQGSGVLWCDGRRSVDLPPGARIEVSRGLRPVRLVRLHQAPFTDRLVAKFGLSVEGWRGAAERRQAWERGDRT, from the coding sequence ATGACGAGCAGCGACATGGGGGTGGGCACGAGCAGCGACACGCCCCGTCGCGTCCTGGTGCTGGCGCACACGCGCCGCCCGGAGGCCCGCGAGGTCGCCCGCTCCTTCGTCAAGGAACTCACTGGCAACGGGATCATCGTCCGGTTGCTGCGCGTCGAGGCCGACGACCTCGAACTCGACCCGGCCGGCTACGTGCCGGCCGTGGAACTGACCGACTCGGAGACCGACGCCAGCCGCGGTTGCGAACTCACCGTGGTGATCGGCGGCGACGGCAGCATCCTGCGGGCCGCGGAGGTCACCCACAAACGGCTGACGCCCGTCCTCGGGGTCAATCTGGGCCACGTGGGCTTCCTGGCCGAAGCCGAGCACGAGGACGTCGCTGCCACGATCGATGCGATCGTCCACCAGCGCTACACGACCGAGGATCGCCTGACGCTCGATGTGCGGGCCTTCGTCGACGGCGAACTGGTCTACGCGACGTTCGCCCTCAACGAGGCGAGCGTGGAGAAGGCGGCCCGTGAGCGGATGCTCGAGGTCGTCGTCGAGATCGACAGCCGCCCGCTGTCGCGCTGGGGCTGCGACGGCGTCGTCTGTGCGACTCCGACCGGCTCGACGGCGTACAACTTCAGTGCCGGTGGGCCCATCGTGTGGCCGCAGGTCGAAGCACTCTGCATCGTTCCGCTCAGCGCCCACGCACTCTTTGCCCGGCCGATGGTGGTCGCGCCGTCCTCGGTCATCGCGATCGAGGTGCTCGAAGGCAACCAGGGCTCGGGTGTGTTGTGGTGCGACGGTCGGCGCAGCGTCGACCTCCCGCCCGGTGCTCGGATCGAGGTCAGCCGCGGCTTGCGTCCGGTTCGGTTGGTCCGCCTCCACCAGGCCCCGTTCACCGATCGGCTGGTCGCGAAGTTCGGCTTGTCGGTCGAGGGCTGGCGCGGCGCGGCCGAGCGCCGCCAGGCATGGGAGCGCGGTGACCGGACGTGA
- the argF gene encoding ornithine carbamoyltransferase has translation MTRSFLRDDDLTPAEQAEVLALAATLKAAPYDHKPLAGPRTVAMIFDKATLRTQASFSAGIAELGGNPMLVDGGLAGIGKRESIADVARVLGRQASQIVWRTYAQSSLDEMAAMSDVPVINALTDDFHPCQLLADLLTVQEHKGALAGLTVAFLGDGACNMGNSWLLAGATAGMHVRISGPDGYVPDEAMFARANEIAATTGGSATAETDPVKAVAGADVVVTDTWISMGKEAEADARRAVFGPYAVTPELVAHASADAIVLHCLPAYRGSEIAADVIDGPQSVVWDEAENRRHAQKAVMAWLQDPARLGASHE, from the coding sequence GTGACCCGTTCCTTCCTGCGTGACGACGACCTGACCCCGGCCGAGCAGGCCGAGGTGCTGGCCCTCGCGGCGACGCTCAAGGCGGCGCCGTACGACCACAAGCCGCTCGCCGGTCCGCGCACGGTGGCGATGATCTTCGACAAGGCCACGCTGCGCACGCAGGCCTCCTTCTCCGCAGGCATCGCCGAACTCGGCGGCAACCCGATGCTCGTCGACGGGGGTCTCGCGGGGATCGGCAAGCGGGAGTCGATCGCTGACGTGGCCCGGGTGCTCGGCCGCCAGGCTTCGCAGATCGTGTGGCGCACCTACGCGCAGTCGAGCCTCGACGAGATGGCGGCGATGTCCGACGTGCCCGTCATCAACGCGCTGACCGACGACTTCCACCCCTGCCAGTTGCTCGCCGACCTGCTGACCGTGCAGGAACACAAGGGAGCACTGGCCGGCCTGACCGTCGCCTTCCTCGGCGACGGCGCCTGCAACATGGGCAACTCCTGGTTGCTCGCCGGCGCGACGGCGGGGATGCACGTCCGGATCAGCGGACCCGACGGCTACGTCCCCGACGAGGCGATGTTCGCCCGCGCGAACGAGATCGCAGCGACCACGGGTGGCTCGGCAACGGCAGAGACCGATCCCGTGAAGGCAGTCGCTGGAGCGGATGTGGTCGTCACCGACACGTGGATCTCGATGGGCAAGGAGGCCGAGGCGGACGCCCGGCGGGCGGTGTTCGGTCCCTACGCCGTCACCCCCGAACTCGTCGCCCATGCCAGCGCGGACGCGATCGTGCTGCACTGCCTGCCGGCGTACCGCGGTTCCGAGATCGCCGCCGACGTCATCGACGGACCACAGAGCGTGGTGTGGGACGAGGCGGAGAACCGCCGTCACGCGCAGAAGGCCGTGATGGCCTGGCTCCAGGACCCCGCCCGGCTGGGAGCGTCCCATGAGTGA